A genomic window from Anthocerotibacter panamensis C109 includes:
- a CDS encoding head GIN domain-containing protein codes for MGAKRWIPVLVLMLDGCVVNVNRPVAEAPPAPSKQQQAKADLNFTADGVSGRLRLVEPFERIEVKGGPEVTIRVGSGQSVVVSGDSEEVSQITTEIKDKTLLIGTQPQGPEFRSGQAQVAVTVPRLGGLSILGSSDVEVQGVTSPQFEVSLQGSGSLKVAGTSERLALKSLGSGDVDLSQLAAQQVTVDLSGSGKAQVKALDSLVATVKGSGNIVYQGNPKHVKKSISGSGEITGS; via the coding sequence GTGGGTGCAAAGCGGTGGATTCCGGTCCTGGTCCTGATGCTAGATGGGTGCGTGGTCAATGTTAATCGACCCGTCGCCGAAGCTCCCCCCGCTCCCTCCAAGCAGCAGCAGGCCAAGGCTGACCTGAATTTTACTGCGGATGGGGTGTCTGGGCGGTTACGTCTGGTGGAGCCTTTTGAGCGCATTGAGGTGAAGGGCGGTCCTGAGGTGACAATCCGGGTCGGGTCGGGGCAATCTGTCGTGGTTTCCGGGGATAGCGAAGAGGTCAGCCAAATCACCACCGAAATCAAGGACAAAACCCTACTCATCGGTACCCAACCACAGGGACCGGAATTTCGGAGCGGACAGGCGCAAGTGGCGGTCACGGTGCCTCGGTTGGGGGGTCTGTCGATCTTGGGCAGCAGTGATGTAGAAGTCCAAGGCGTGACCAGCCCACAGTTTGAGGTCAGCCTCCAGGGTTCGGGCAGCTTGAAAGTAGCAGGGACGAGTGAGCGCCTTGCACTCAAGAGTTTGGGTTCCGGGGATGTGGACCTCTCACAGCTAGCTGCCCAACAGGTCACTGTGGACTTGAGTGGCAGTGGCAAGGCCCAAGTCAAGGCGCTCGATTCCCTGGTCGCCACGGTCAAAGGGAGCGGCAATATTGTGTACCAAGGCAACCCGAAGCACGTCAAAAAATCGATCAGCGGTTCCGGTGAAATTACCGGCTCGTAG
- the rnz gene encoding ribonuclease Z has translation MRITFLGTSSGTPTRERNVTAIALQLPQRAELWLFDCGEGTQHQFLRSPLRLSQLEKIFFTHLHGDHLFGLPGLLASRSLSSGGATPVTLYGPPGLGAYVRAALKYSETHLAFAVQVQTLESGLVYNDSAFCVYCQPLKHRIPAFGYLVREHDHPGTFDVAKAQALGIPAGPLYGQLKQGSVVTLPDGRTIDGKKLVGPPKPGRSFAYCSDTIYTPRAVHLAAGASVLVHESTYLHQDLTLAERGMHSTATMAATVAREAGVGQLILTHFSPRYEGEGGLGAMLAEAQTLFPNTLLAYDLMGYEVSPTPTIREPARAYS, from the coding sequence ATGCGTATAACATTTCTTGGAACCAGCAGTGGAACGCCCACCCGCGAGCGCAACGTGACCGCGATTGCCCTACAGTTGCCCCAAAGGGCCGAGCTATGGCTTTTTGACTGCGGCGAAGGCACCCAGCATCAATTTTTACGCTCGCCGCTACGCCTGAGTCAGTTAGAAAAAATCTTTTTCACCCATCTGCACGGCGACCATCTTTTTGGGCTACCGGGACTCTTAGCCAGTCGTTCCTTGAGCAGTGGTGGAGCTACTCCTGTCACCCTTTATGGTCCTCCAGGCTTGGGCGCTTATGTGCGAGCAGCCCTGAAGTATAGCGAGACGCACCTCGCCTTCGCAGTCCAAGTCCAGACCCTTGAATCGGGGCTTGTCTACAATGACAGCGCGTTCTGTGTCTATTGCCAGCCCCTAAAGCACCGCATCCCCGCCTTTGGCTATCTGGTCCGGGAGCACGACCATCCAGGAACTTTTGATGTAGCCAAAGCTCAAGCCTTGGGTATTCCTGCCGGACCGCTCTATGGTCAGTTGAAGCAAGGATCTGTCGTGACGCTCCCGGACGGGCGCACTATTGACGGCAAAAAATTGGTCGGACCTCCGAAACCGGGGCGCAGTTTTGCCTACTGTAGTGACACCATCTACACCCCCAGGGCGGTCCACCTCGCTGCCGGAGCCTCTGTCCTGGTCCATGAGTCCACCTATCTCCACCAAGACCTGACGTTAGCCGAGCGGGGGATGCATTCCACCGCCACGATGGCTGCCACGGTCGCCCGCGAAGCTGGGGTGGGCCAGCTCATCCTCACCCACTTCAGTCCCCGCTATGAGGGTGAAGGCGGGCTTGGGGCAATGCTGGCTGAAGCTCAGACCCTTTTCCCTAACACCCTACTGGCCTATGACCTAATGGGCTATGAGGTATCCCCTACCCCTACGATTCGAGAACCAGCCCGTGCTTATTCCTGA
- a CDS encoding NHL domain-containing protein, with the protein MRQLLLWSSFGLGFLFWVGGLVLPEDRQEPRLLHWLTGGTPAETKADLPQWRLSNFAYPVALLAKGKRLWVVDHNNNRLLLATPDIVRAEVGNGQTEASGDGGPAALAGVFPLGIARDEADNLYIADHLNHRIRKVDPKGIITTVAGNGQAGLAGDGGPATDAQLNDPSGVAVDRAGTIYIADQDNKRVRQVKQGIITTLPTESDPPLKTPWGLALDCHDRLIIVDLGRDQIRRWDGQQLAVLAGDGKTGFKGDGGPATEAQLNSPAGVAVSCVQGREELYIADSGNDRVRKVDSQGHITTVAGDGKFGYSGDRGPARKAQLASPYGVALDAQGNLYIADANNNRVRRVNPQGIIETVLSPGGLEL; encoded by the coding sequence ATGCGTCAACTCCTGCTCTGGTCTTCTTTTGGGCTAGGTTTCCTGTTTTGGGTGGGTGGGCTGGTGCTGCCGGAAGACCGGCAGGAGCCCCGGTTGCTACATTGGCTGACGGGTGGTACCCCGGCTGAAACCAAAGCGGATCTCCCCCAGTGGCGCTTGAGCAATTTTGCTTACCCAGTAGCTTTGCTGGCAAAGGGTAAACGGTTGTGGGTGGTAGACCACAACAACAATCGCCTGCTTCTAGCGACCCCGGATATCGTTCGGGCTGAGGTAGGCAATGGGCAGACTGAGGCGAGTGGGGACGGCGGTCCGGCAGCCCTGGCGGGAGTTTTCCCCCTGGGGATCGCTCGGGATGAAGCGGATAATCTCTATATTGCCGACCACCTCAACCACCGCATCCGCAAGGTAGACCCCAAAGGCATTATCACGACGGTAGCCGGGAATGGGCAGGCTGGCTTGGCGGGAGACGGGGGACCGGCGACCGACGCCCAACTCAATGACCCGAGCGGGGTAGCCGTAGACCGGGCAGGGACGATCTACATCGCTGACCAGGATAACAAGCGGGTCCGTCAGGTCAAACAGGGCATCATCACCACCCTCCCCACCGAGAGCGACCCACCCCTCAAAACCCCCTGGGGTCTGGCTCTCGACTGCCATGACCGGCTCATCATCGTCGATTTGGGCCGCGACCAAATCCGGCGTTGGGACGGTCAGCAGCTCGCTGTCCTAGCCGGGGATGGCAAAACAGGGTTTAAGGGGGATGGGGGTCCAGCGACCGAGGCCCAACTCAACAGTCCGGCAGGGGTGGCTGTTTCCTGCGTACAAGGACGAGAAGAACTCTACATTGCTGATTCAGGAAATGACCGGGTCCGCAAGGTAGACAGTCAAGGGCATATTACGACTGTGGCGGGGGATGGCAAATTCGGCTACAGCGGGGACAGAGGACCAGCCCGCAAAGCCCAACTCGCTTCACCCTACGGGGTCGCCCTCGACGCTCAGGGCAATCTCTATATCGCTGATGCCAACAACAACCGCGTTCGCCGCGTCAATCCCCAAGGCATCATCGAAACGGTCCTCAGCCCTGGAGGGTTAGAACTATAA
- a CDS encoding Uma2 family endonuclease, which yields MVKSNPLLQWPSSADLPDSDDTPVDNELQNLIPNLLLAVLARIWSERQDWFFGVDMGIYYQPGKFPQTPLVPDGFLSLGVTRRKSKRGRLSYVLWEEQNIVPKLVLEVVSQTYGGEYDEKLSKYARLGVLYYVVYKPDYVQRDQHEPFEVYQLVGERYERLPGEPVWLPEVGLGIGREEGTSGGWQREWLYWYDASGRRYLTPEECTEQERQRAEAERQRAEAERQRAEAERQRAEALAQRLRELGIEP from the coding sequence ATGGTCAAGTCCAATCCATTACTCCAGTGGCCCTCCAGCGCCGACCTCCCGGACTCAGACGATACCCCTGTGGATAATGAGCTACAAAATCTAATTCCTAACCTCTTGCTCGCAGTCCTAGCCCGCATCTGGTCCGAGCGGCAAGACTGGTTTTTTGGGGTGGACATGGGCATTTACTATCAACCGGGTAAGTTTCCCCAAACTCCGCTTGTGCCCGATGGTTTTCTCAGCCTGGGTGTCACACGGCGCAAGAGCAAGCGTGGACGCCTGAGCTATGTGTTGTGGGAAGAGCAAAACATTGTACCCAAACTGGTCTTGGAAGTGGTCTCGCAAACCTATGGCGGGGAGTATGACGAGAAGCTGAGCAAGTATGCACGGTTAGGGGTGCTTTACTACGTCGTGTACAAACCGGATTATGTCCAACGCGACCAGCACGAGCCGTTTGAGGTCTATCAATTGGTGGGGGAACGGTATGAGCGTCTACCGGGTGAACCTGTGTGGTTACCGGAAGTGGGCTTGGGCATTGGTCGCGAGGAAGGAACGTCGGGGGGCTGGCAGCGGGAGTGGTTGTACTGGTACGACGCCTCGGGAAGGCGCTATTTGACCCCGGAAGAATGCACAGAGCAAGAGCGGCAACGAGCCGAAGCAGAGCGGCAACGAGCCGAAGCAGAGCGGCAACGAGCCGAAGCAGAGCGGCAACGAGCCGAAGCCCTAGCGCAACGGCTACGGGAACTGGGCATTGAACCTTAA
- a CDS encoding sulfite exporter TauE/SafE family protein yields MDLPLTAASFFVGIMVGLTGVGGAALMTPLLILVFHVPGSVAIGSDVVSATLMKVVGGYKHWKQKTVDLDIVLWLALGSVPGALLGIAILWLAKQQGITDLDTALIHMVGLVILVVAVSALGGMLLRRLGGSVYLWELPKLDLKTRQGRLFSVLIGACLGCAVGLTSVGSGSLFAIALISFFRLDPQKLVGTDIVQAAVLLVFTSLGHFSLGTVNWALVLPIWLGTVPGVLVGAKLCTLTPKPALQFTLYTLLVGVGWQLFIKV; encoded by the coding sequence ATGGACCTGCCCTTAACTGCCGCAAGCTTCTTCGTTGGAATCATGGTGGGTTTGACCGGAGTTGGGGGGGCGGCGCTCATGACCCCGCTTTTGATCTTGGTTTTTCATGTCCCCGGTTCGGTAGCCATTGGTTCTGATGTCGTCTCAGCCACTCTGATGAAGGTTGTGGGCGGCTACAAACACTGGAAGCAGAAAACGGTGGATCTCGATATTGTCCTGTGGCTTGCTCTGGGCAGTGTTCCGGGAGCACTCCTCGGTATTGCGATCCTGTGGTTAGCGAAGCAGCAGGGGATCACAGACCTCGATACTGCCTTGATCCATATGGTCGGGCTGGTTATTCTGGTGGTGGCGGTTTCGGCCCTAGGTGGGATGCTGCTCAGACGGTTGGGTGGTTCTGTCTACCTGTGGGAGCTACCTAAGCTGGACCTCAAAACCAGGCAGGGTCGGCTGTTCTCTGTTTTGATCGGCGCGTGTCTAGGCTGCGCGGTTGGGCTCACCAGTGTTGGGTCCGGTTCTCTTTTTGCCATTGCCTTGATTTCTTTTTTCCGCCTCGACCCTCAAAAGTTGGTCGGCACGGATATTGTTCAGGCTGCGGTCCTGCTTGTTTTCACTTCCCTGGGCCACTTCAGTCTGGGTACGGTCAACTGGGCGCTGGTCTTGCCGATCTGGCTGGGTACGGTGCCGGGAGTCCTCGTTGGGGCCAAACTGTGTACCCTGACCCCAAAACCCGCCCTACAGTTCACGCTCTATACGCTACTGGTCGGCGTCGGATGGCAGTTATTCATCAAGGTATGA
- a CDS encoding TIGR03960 family B12-binding radical SAM protein, whose product MPPIALDAILTADIQTPGRYLGKEQGAFHKSWEDTSVRWVLTYPELYEVGASNLGHIILYNILNGQPRQLCDRAYLPGPDFATRLRNTGTPLFAVESRRALQDFDILGFSLAYELGATNVLEMLDLSGIPLYWQKRSEADPLIFAGGPTATSNPEPYAAFFDFFVLGDGEEVLPEIGLVLEEGKASGLSREALLLDLAQVPGVYVPRFYSDTVPPRPIAEVPERILRRVAPPMPRFSVGLVPLVQTVHDRLALEVRRGCTRGCRFCQPGMLTRPARDVDPEEVVQTIEKGLATTGYNEFSLLSLSCSDYLSLNSVGARLQNDLAGRGISLSLPSQRVDRFTPELAGIIGGARRPGLTFAPEAGTQRLRDVINKGLTNEELLRGIKTAYQEGWDSVKLYFMIGLPTEIDQDVVGIAETVAWLQRECREPGRKKLECTLTISNFTPKPHTPFQWHTVSNAAFERKQELLKQAFQGLRGVKVNYTDVRLSALEDVVGRAGREFSQVIYRAWKLGAGMDAWFEGLTRVWDAWSQALSEHGRSAEVVGPDLASPLPWDFMDTGIDKSWLIEDYKTALAEQIVPDCSFDSCSHCGICGEDFGSNIVLEPPSLPLVHHDTPLATAAVQRLRIRFGKIGEMRFLGHLDLVRLWERALRRADLPIAFTQGFHPLPRVTMASALALGMTSTGEWVDFELTQRISPEEFRTRLAARLPEGIPLYEIQELPLKASSCPQLLDQARYTLTVTSEVPLDWSALVADILDSEDLTVERLNKKTQKPRHIPARDWLTELHLISHTPQQAVLSYQAFCRNDGAVVRPNDLVQWLSARAQREVNLLFGHREALVLASQS is encoded by the coding sequence ATGCCACCGATTGCCCTTGACGCGATTCTTACCGCCGATATCCAGACGCCGGGGCGCTACCTGGGCAAGGAGCAGGGAGCCTTTCATAAATCCTGGGAAGACACCTCGGTGCGCTGGGTTTTGACCTACCCGGAACTCTATGAGGTGGGCGCGTCCAACCTGGGCCATATTATTCTCTACAACATCCTCAACGGACAGCCACGCCAGCTGTGCGACCGCGCCTACCTGCCTGGACCCGATTTCGCCACCCGTCTGAGAAATACCGGCACGCCCCTTTTTGCGGTGGAGTCGCGCCGTGCACTGCAAGACTTTGATATTCTCGGCTTCTCCCTTGCCTATGAGTTAGGCGCGACCAATGTCCTGGAAATGCTCGACCTGAGCGGTATCCCCCTCTATTGGCAGAAGCGGAGCGAAGCTGACCCACTCATCTTCGCCGGGGGACCGACCGCTACGTCCAATCCCGAACCCTACGCGGCCTTTTTCGATTTTTTTGTGTTGGGTGATGGCGAAGAAGTCCTCCCAGAAATCGGGCTGGTCCTGGAAGAGGGCAAAGCTAGCGGGCTGAGCCGCGAAGCTCTGCTTCTCGACCTCGCGCAGGTGCCGGGGGTCTATGTGCCCCGCTTCTATAGCGATACGGTCCCGCCACGACCGATAGCTGAGGTCCCCGAACGGATTTTGCGCCGGGTTGCCCCGCCCATGCCCCGTTTCTCCGTGGGATTGGTGCCTTTGGTGCAGACCGTCCACGACCGCCTTGCCCTGGAAGTGCGCCGGGGCTGCACACGGGGTTGCCGCTTCTGTCAGCCGGGAATGCTGACCCGTCCGGCGCGGGATGTGGACCCGGAGGAAGTGGTTCAGACCATCGAGAAGGGACTGGCGACCACTGGCTACAACGAATTTTCGCTGCTCTCCTTGTCCTGCTCTGATTATTTATCACTCAACAGCGTCGGGGCGCGGCTCCAAAACGATCTAGCAGGGCGGGGCATTTCTCTGAGCCTGCCCTCACAACGGGTGGACCGCTTCACGCCCGAATTGGCTGGGATCATCGGCGGAGCAAGGCGTCCGGGGCTTACCTTTGCACCGGAAGCAGGAACACAGCGCCTGCGCGATGTCATCAACAAGGGCCTCACCAACGAAGAACTACTCCGGGGCATCAAGACCGCCTATCAAGAAGGCTGGGACAGCGTGAAGCTCTACTTCATGATTGGCTTGCCCACGGAGATAGACCAAGATGTAGTCGGGATTGCCGAGACTGTGGCTTGGTTGCAGCGCGAGTGCCGCGAACCGGGACGCAAAAAACTGGAATGCACGCTCACCATCTCCAACTTCACCCCCAAGCCCCACACGCCCTTCCAATGGCACACGGTGAGCAATGCAGCATTTGAGCGCAAGCAGGAGTTACTCAAGCAGGCTTTTCAGGGGCTGCGCGGGGTCAAAGTGAACTATACCGACGTGCGCCTCTCGGCCTTAGAGGATGTGGTAGGCCGCGCCGGACGTGAATTTAGCCAGGTTATCTACCGTGCCTGGAAACTGGGTGCAGGCATGGATGCTTGGTTCGAGGGGCTCACCCGAGTCTGGGATGCCTGGAGTCAAGCCCTTTCAGAACACGGGCGTAGCGCCGAAGTGGTGGGACCGGACCTAGCGTCTCCCCTGCCCTGGGACTTCATGGACACTGGGATTGACAAGAGCTGGCTCATCGAGGACTACAAAACCGCCCTCGCCGAACAGATTGTCCCCGATTGTTCGTTTGATTCTTGCTCGCACTGCGGAATTTGCGGTGAAGATTTCGGAAGCAATATTGTCCTTGAACCCCCGTCACTGCCCCTAGTCCACCATGACACCCCCCTAGCAACAGCGGCGGTGCAACGGTTGCGGATACGCTTCGGCAAAATAGGCGAGATGCGCTTTCTCGGGCATCTGGATCTAGTCCGTCTCTGGGAGCGGGCTTTGCGGCGGGCGGATCTCCCTATCGCCTTCACCCAAGGCTTTCATCCCCTGCCGCGCGTTACGATGGCCTCAGCCCTGGCGCTGGGCATGACGAGTACTGGAGAATGGGTGGACTTCGAGCTGACCCAGAGGATCTCACCCGAGGAATTTAGGACGCGCTTAGCTGCCCGCCTGCCCGAGGGCATCCCCCTCTACGAAATCCAGGAACTTCCCCTCAAAGCGTCCTCCTGTCCCCAATTGCTGGATCAGGCCCGCTATACCCTGACTGTGACCAGCGAAGTTCCCCTGGACTGGTCTGCACTGGTGGCGGATATCCTGGACTCCGAAGACCTCACGGTCGAGCGGCTCAACAAAAAGACCCAAAAACCCCGCCATATCCCCGCCCGCGACTGGCTGACCGAACTCCATCTGATTTCTCATACCCCGCAACAAGCCGTGCTCAGCTATCAAGCCTTCTGCCGCAATGATGGTGCGGTGGTCCGTCCCAACGACCTAGTGCAGTGGCTTAGCGCCCGTGCCCAGCGTGAGGTCAATCTTCTGTTTGGGCATCGGGAGGCGTTAGTGTTAGCCAGTCAAAGCTGA
- a CDS encoding TIGR01212 family radical SAM protein (This family includes YhcC from E. coli K-12, an uncharacterized radical SAM protein.), which yields MQTLPYNQHSEALKRRFGQKVFKVTLDAGFNCPNRDGSKTWGGCTFCDASGSSAQIAPPSLPLEEQLALGIRRWQERFGTKAQKFIAYYQAFTNTHAPVERLRTVYQAALDHPQVVGLAIGTRPDSVPDPVLDYLAEVNQRKYLWVEYGLQSAHNPTLQRINRAHTVEEYIDAVRRTQKRGLEICGHLIHGLPAETPEMMLASVQLLADLKITGIKIHSLHIVKGSIMAQQYRHGEIPLFSMEEYVQWVCDSLEILPWEIQIHRLTGDGLKHLLLAPEWSRDKRVVLHAIHREMTRRGTQQGSRVAQPV from the coding sequence ATGCAGACCCTCCCCTACAACCAGCACAGCGAAGCGCTCAAAAGGCGCTTTGGGCAAAAAGTCTTTAAGGTAACTCTGGACGCAGGGTTTAACTGCCCTAACCGAGATGGGAGTAAAACCTGGGGCGGGTGCACCTTCTGCGATGCCTCAGGGTCTTCAGCCCAAATTGCGCCGCCCAGCTTACCCCTCGAGGAGCAGTTAGCTCTGGGTATCCGTCGTTGGCAGGAGCGTTTTGGGACGAAAGCGCAGAAATTTATCGCCTACTATCAAGCGTTTACCAACACCCATGCCCCGGTGGAGCGGCTACGGACAGTCTATCAAGCCGCCCTCGATCATCCTCAAGTCGTGGGGCTCGCCATTGGCACCCGTCCTGACTCGGTTCCCGACCCGGTGTTGGACTATTTAGCCGAGGTGAACCAGCGCAAGTATCTCTGGGTGGAATACGGTCTACAGAGTGCCCACAACCCGACGCTCCAACGGATCAACCGTGCCCATACCGTCGAAGAATACATCGATGCTGTCCGCCGCACCCAAAAGCGTGGTCTGGAGATCTGCGGTCACCTCATCCATGGTTTGCCTGCCGAGACGCCCGAAATGATGCTCGCATCGGTCCAACTGCTCGCTGATTTGAAGATTACGGGGATCAAAATTCACTCACTGCATATCGTCAAGGGCTCGATCATGGCCCAACAGTACCGACACGGCGAAATCCCGCTCTTCTCGATGGAGGAGTATGTGCAGTGGGTCTGTGATTCGCTGGAGATCCTGCCCTGGGAAATCCAAATTCATCGCCTGACCGGAGACGGGCTCAAGCATCTGCTCCTTGCCCCAGAGTGGTCGCGTGATAAGCGAGTGGTGTTGCATGCGATTCACCGAGAAATGACGCGCCGGGGGACGCAGCAGGGCTCGCGGGTGGCGCAACCGGTCTAG
- the crtD gene encoding C-3',4' desaturase CrtD, whose amino-acid sequence MTKDQQVVVIGAGIGGLTAGALLAQRGFDVLVLEQAFVPGGCASTFKRRGFTFDVGATQVAGLEPGGIHERIFQELGVEPPEATPCDPACAVYLPGEQAPISVWRDPKRWQEERSAQFPGSEGFWRLMDQLFECCWEFNQSEPVLPIQTPTDFWQVLGGFKPRTLSTVPYTLRTVGGVLKGFGLAQDQRLKRFLDLQLKLYSQVDADETAMLYGAVALGLSTEPQGLFHLQGSMQRLSDQLHQALKTYRGKLLTRQRVERILVRGKRAQAVQISDLRQQKRWEVPCDHIIANVTCWDLVHLLGLQDGYAHKIARLPEASGAFVVYLGVKDACIPADCPPHLQFLYDLDGPLGDNNSLFVSVSRPGDGRAPEGMATIIASTFVPTAPWWQTQDYEGLKATYTQTALAHLAGFFPNLQENLIHLEAATPRTFKTFSHRSLGMVGGVAQRPGQFGPLALSNRTPVANVWLVGDSTYPGEGTAGVSYSARNAVRLLEQTVG is encoded by the coding sequence ATGACGAAAGACCAGCAGGTTGTCGTGATTGGGGCGGGTATCGGGGGCCTTACTGCCGGGGCACTCCTGGCGCAGCGGGGCTTTGACGTTTTGGTCCTGGAACAGGCGTTCGTTCCCGGAGGGTGCGCTTCTACGTTCAAGCGTCGGGGGTTTACTTTTGATGTGGGTGCAACGCAGGTGGCAGGACTGGAGCCGGGGGGCATCCATGAGCGGATCTTTCAAGAACTCGGAGTCGAGCCTCCTGAGGCTACGCCCTGCGACCCCGCCTGCGCGGTCTATCTGCCGGGGGAGCAAGCACCGATTTCGGTCTGGCGTGACCCCAAGCGCTGGCAGGAGGAACGCAGCGCCCAGTTTCCGGGGAGTGAGGGTTTTTGGCGGCTGATGGACCAGCTTTTTGAGTGCTGCTGGGAATTTAACCAGTCAGAGCCCGTCCTGCCCATCCAGACTCCCACTGACTTCTGGCAAGTGTTGGGCGGTTTCAAGCCTCGGACCCTCAGCACGGTACCCTACACCCTACGCACGGTGGGCGGGGTGCTCAAGGGGTTTGGGTTGGCGCAAGACCAGCGCCTCAAGCGCTTCCTTGACCTACAACTGAAGCTCTATTCCCAAGTGGATGCCGACGAAACCGCCATGCTCTATGGGGCGGTCGCCCTCGGCCTCAGCACCGAACCCCAGGGGCTTTTTCATCTCCAAGGCAGTATGCAGCGCCTCAGTGACCAGTTGCACCAAGCGCTCAAAACCTATCGGGGCAAGCTCTTGACTCGCCAACGCGTCGAACGTATTTTAGTGCGCGGCAAGCGAGCCCAAGCGGTCCAGATCTCGGACTTGCGCCAGCAGAAGCGCTGGGAAGTCCCTTGCGATCACATCATTGCTAACGTGACCTGTTGGGACCTCGTCCATCTTCTCGGGCTACAGGACGGCTATGCCCACAAAATCGCCCGCCTGCCAGAAGCTTCTGGAGCCTTTGTGGTGTATCTGGGGGTCAAGGATGCCTGCATTCCTGCTGATTGCCCCCCGCATCTGCAATTTCTCTATGACCTAGACGGTCCCTTGGGCGACAATAACTCCCTTTTTGTCTCGGTCTCCCGCCCTGGGGATGGTCGCGCCCCGGAGGGCATGGCGACGATTATTGCTTCAACCTTTGTCCCGACCGCTCCTTGGTGGCAGACTCAGGACTATGAAGGGCTCAAAGCTACCTATACCCAGACTGCCCTTGCCCACCTCGCGGGCTTTTTCCCCAACCTTCAGGAGAACCTGATCCACCTTGAGGCTGCGACCCCCCGGACGTTTAAAACCTTTAGCCACCGCAGTCTGGGTATGGTCGGGGGGGTCGCCCAACGCCCCGGACAGTTTGGCCCCCTCGCCCTCTCCAACCGCACTCCAGTCGCCAATGTCTGGTTGGTGGGAGACTCTACCTATCCAGGGGAAGGCACTGCGGGTGTAAGCTATTCGGCGCGCAATGCCGTCCGTTTGTTAGAGCAGACGGTGGGTTAA